One window of Perca fluviatilis chromosome 12, GENO_Pfluv_1.0, whole genome shotgun sequence genomic DNA carries:
- the LOC120570610 gene encoding uncharacterized protein LOC120570610 isoform X2, giving the protein MARRYFLVYFIFPSCLVAGQSPKYALKGQEFFLKPDVAGHPDGILWKHNGNKVVEFNGNEQHVYTPYENRITLDWVSAELSITELRFEDSGDYELEIEVNKEVYRSIYKLQVIDKVAKPTISCKMSNGSSSNSSGQLVCSAEPRQPQSLMKFEWRTHGGVQPGPELTISLGEEHDDDVHGCSVSNPLSNETATFTTKDCYPDQSLSVAVIASIIGIFGIVLIVLVVLGILFCKVRHKACFATADLEKQSPPCKTDGSDKKKAHGDEKQRLLDRTPTIPSQQPLRSLAQAEPYMDKQDGMPQEGIVQERRKMFEQNNDGQTGSKKNIDQHKKTVSPPSPPRSEFPSPLDPNNLICSDKDDAESVDFEPEKEADEDEEEQSAPASAETTSAAQPHSPSTESCLNMAPKDAAGEHKEDGSSDQVAGGAADENGGESDSSGEEERNESDDCIEDKQLSTVPEQKGSETLLHEHDSNLSQDETQTRESQQEKTKPVSEDEDERNSLGDREDTDMCDPDLYLATSQPPQSPTPTKADNTTDTFQKSPDTAHADPDREEQDKISHDSDEGQSDKGKGETVEDKNEVKCDLKEEKQGNESRSQDEEGQKKDEAVGL; this is encoded by the exons ATGGCTCGTCGTTATTTCCTGGTCTATTTCATATTTCCGTCATGTCTGG TTGCTGGACAGTCTCCAAAATATGCACTCAAGGGGCAGGAGTTCTTCTTAAAGCCAGATGTCGCTGGACACCCTGATGGAATTCTGTGGAAACATAATGGCAACAAAGTGGTGGAGTTTAATGGCAATGAGCAACATGTGTACACCCCATATGAAAACAGGATCACTCTTGATTGGGTCTCTGCAGAACTCAGTATCACTGAACTCAGATTTGAAGACAGCGGAGACTATGAATTGGAAATAGAAGTAAACAAAGAAGTGTATCGTTCAATTTATAAACTGCAGGTCATAG ACAAGGTTGCCAAGCCCACCATATCCTGCAAGATGAGCAATGGCAGCAGCTCTAACAGTTCTGGACAGTTGGTGTGCTCGGCAGAGCCCAGACAACCTCAGTCTTTAATGAAGTTTGAGTGGAGAACACATGGAGGAGTGCAGCCTGGCCCAGAGCTTACAATATCTCTGGGGGAGGAACACGATGATGATGTACATGGTTGCAGTGTGAGCAACCCTCTAAGTAATGAAACAGCTACATTCACTACAAAGGATTGCTACCCAG aCCAAAGTTTATCTGTAGCAGTGATTGCCAGCATCATCGGCATCTTTGGAATTGTGCTAATTGTGCTCGTGGTTTTGGGCATACTGTTCTGCAAAGTACGCCATAAAG CGTGTTTTGCAACAGCTGATTTGGAAAAACAGTCACCACCTTGTAAAACAGACG GTTCAGATAAGAAGAAAGCTCACGGTGATGAAAAACAGCGTCTTCTTGATAGAACACCCACAATTCCCTCTCAGCAGCCACTTCGCAGTTTGGCCCAAGCAG aaccATATATGGATAAACAAGATGGGATGCCACAAGAAG GGATCGTCcaagagagaagaaagatgTTTGAGCAAAACAATGATGGACAGACAG GTTCAAAGAAGAACATAGACCAACATAAGAAAACGGTGTCTCCTCCTTCCCCTCCACGTAGTGAGTTCCCTTCTCCTCTGGATCCGAATAATCTTATTTGCAGCGACAAAGATGATGCAGAGTCAGTCGACTTCG AGCCAGAGAAAGAGGCAGATGAGGATGAGGAAGAACAGTCTGCTCCTGCCAGTGCTGAAACTACTTCTGCCGCTCAGCCACATTCCCCTTCGACCGAAAGCTGTCTAAATATGGCACCGAAGGACGCCGCTGGTGAACACAAAGAAGACGGCAGCTCAGATCAGGTCgctggaggagctgcagatgAAAATGGGGGAGAATCTGACTCATCAGGTGAAGAGGAAAGAAATGAATCAGACGACTGTATCGAGGACAAACAGCTGTCCACCGTTCCTGAACAGAAAGGTTCAGAAACATTATTACATGAGCATGATTCAAACTTATCACAGGATGAAACACAGACAAGAGAAAGCCAGCAAGAAAAAACCAAACCAGTTtctgaagatgaagatgaaagaAATAGTTTAGGTGACCGTGAAGATACAGATATGTGTGACCCGGATCTGTATTTAGCCACCTCCCAGCCACCTCAGAGCCCCACACCAACAAAAGCAGACAACACAACCGATACCTTTCAAAAGTCTCCAGACACTGCACATGCAGACCCAGATCGAGAAGAACAGGACAAGATCAGCCATGACTCAGATGAGGGTCAGTCAGATAAAGGCAAGGGTGAAACTGTTGAAGATAAAAATGAAGTCAAGTGTGACCTAAAAGAAGAAAAGCAGGGCAATGAGAGCCGTAGTCAGGATGAAGAAGGACAAAAGAAAGATGAAGCTGTTGGCCTTTAA
- the LOC120570610 gene encoding uncharacterized protein DDB_G0290685-like isoform X1, which yields MARRYFLVYFIFPSCLVAGQSPKYALKGQEFFLKPDVAGHPDGILWKHNGNKVVEFNGNEQHVYTPYENRITLDWVSAELSITELRFEDSGDYELEIEVNKEVYRSIYKLQVIDKVAKPTISCKMSNGSSSNSSGQLVCSAEPRQPQSLMKFEWRTHGGVQPGPELTISLGEEHDDDVHGCSVSNPLSNETATFTTKDCYPDQSLSVAVIASIIGIFGIVLIVLVVLGILFCKVRHKACFATADLEKQSPPCKTDGSDKKKAHGDEKQRLLDRTPTIPSQQPLRSLAQAEPYMDKQDGMPQEGIVQERRKMFEQNNDGQTGSKKNIDQHKKTVSPPSPPRSEFPSPLDPNNLICSDKDDAESVDFGEELSIAPEQPEPEKEADEDEEEQSAPASAETTSAAQPHSPSTESCLNMAPKDAAGEHKEDGSSDQVAGGAADENGGESDSSGEEERNESDDCIEDKQLSTVPEQKGSETLLHEHDSNLSQDETQTRESQQEKTKPVSEDEDERNSLGDREDTDMCDPDLYLATSQPPQSPTPTKADNTTDTFQKSPDTAHADPDREEQDKISHDSDEGQSDKGKGETVEDKNEVKCDLKEEKQGNESRSQDEEGQKKDEAVGL from the exons ATGGCTCGTCGTTATTTCCTGGTCTATTTCATATTTCCGTCATGTCTGG TTGCTGGACAGTCTCCAAAATATGCACTCAAGGGGCAGGAGTTCTTCTTAAAGCCAGATGTCGCTGGACACCCTGATGGAATTCTGTGGAAACATAATGGCAACAAAGTGGTGGAGTTTAATGGCAATGAGCAACATGTGTACACCCCATATGAAAACAGGATCACTCTTGATTGGGTCTCTGCAGAACTCAGTATCACTGAACTCAGATTTGAAGACAGCGGAGACTATGAATTGGAAATAGAAGTAAACAAAGAAGTGTATCGTTCAATTTATAAACTGCAGGTCATAG ACAAGGTTGCCAAGCCCACCATATCCTGCAAGATGAGCAATGGCAGCAGCTCTAACAGTTCTGGACAGTTGGTGTGCTCGGCAGAGCCCAGACAACCTCAGTCTTTAATGAAGTTTGAGTGGAGAACACATGGAGGAGTGCAGCCTGGCCCAGAGCTTACAATATCTCTGGGGGAGGAACACGATGATGATGTACATGGTTGCAGTGTGAGCAACCCTCTAAGTAATGAAACAGCTACATTCACTACAAAGGATTGCTACCCAG aCCAAAGTTTATCTGTAGCAGTGATTGCCAGCATCATCGGCATCTTTGGAATTGTGCTAATTGTGCTCGTGGTTTTGGGCATACTGTTCTGCAAAGTACGCCATAAAG CGTGTTTTGCAACAGCTGATTTGGAAAAACAGTCACCACCTTGTAAAACAGACG GTTCAGATAAGAAGAAAGCTCACGGTGATGAAAAACAGCGTCTTCTTGATAGAACACCCACAATTCCCTCTCAGCAGCCACTTCGCAGTTTGGCCCAAGCAG aaccATATATGGATAAACAAGATGGGATGCCACAAGAAG GGATCGTCcaagagagaagaaagatgTTTGAGCAAAACAATGATGGACAGACAG GTTCAAAGAAGAACATAGACCAACATAAGAAAACGGTGTCTCCTCCTTCCCCTCCACGTAGTGAGTTCCCTTCTCCTCTGGATCCGAATAATCTTATTTGCAGCGACAAAGATGATGCAGAGTCAGTCGACTTCGGTGAGGAATTGTCCATTGCTCCTGAACAGCCAG AGCCAGAGAAAGAGGCAGATGAGGATGAGGAAGAACAGTCTGCTCCTGCCAGTGCTGAAACTACTTCTGCCGCTCAGCCACATTCCCCTTCGACCGAAAGCTGTCTAAATATGGCACCGAAGGACGCCGCTGGTGAACACAAAGAAGACGGCAGCTCAGATCAGGTCgctggaggagctgcagatgAAAATGGGGGAGAATCTGACTCATCAGGTGAAGAGGAAAGAAATGAATCAGACGACTGTATCGAGGACAAACAGCTGTCCACCGTTCCTGAACAGAAAGGTTCAGAAACATTATTACATGAGCATGATTCAAACTTATCACAGGATGAAACACAGACAAGAGAAAGCCAGCAAGAAAAAACCAAACCAGTTtctgaagatgaagatgaaagaAATAGTTTAGGTGACCGTGAAGATACAGATATGTGTGACCCGGATCTGTATTTAGCCACCTCCCAGCCACCTCAGAGCCCCACACCAACAAAAGCAGACAACACAACCGATACCTTTCAAAAGTCTCCAGACACTGCACATGCAGACCCAGATCGAGAAGAACAGGACAAGATCAGCCATGACTCAGATGAGGGTCAGTCAGATAAAGGCAAGGGTGAAACTGTTGAAGATAAAAATGAAGTCAAGTGTGACCTAAAAGAAGAAAAGCAGGGCAATGAGAGCCGTAGTCAGGATGAAGAAGGACAAAAGAAAGATGAAGCTGTTGGCCTTTAA
- the klhl6 gene encoding kelch-like protein 6, with protein MSESLERTTDGPLPLLADESSPDEGRNSLTGSSELRWEDGGLPVELQRGMETLRVNNELTDVVLCVQGHDFLCHRAILAAASHYFRAMFCSGLKESHEERVEIKGLDSGTMQSLLEYTYTSRALLTHSNVQRILEAASQFQFLRVVDACAGFLSKSLQLESCIGILNLAESHALPALKTVAQDYITTKFSQVVQQPDFLELPVESLEAVLQRDDLDVKCEECVFEALMRWVRARQDEHYPSLARLLSHVRLPLLEPAYFVEKVESDELIRHCNEAFPLLQEARIYHLSGSEVVSERTKPRVRHFLSEVFLIIGGCTKDERFISTVTCLDPLRRSRLEVARLPITEMEDESQNRKWVEFACITFRNELYISGGKETKHDVWKYNGALDKWIQIESLTTGRWRHKMAVHGGKVYVLGGFDGIQRLDSVEAYDPFHNRWAQVTPLAVGVSSFAAASFDRWIYVIGGGPNGKLATDKVQCWEPGTDSWELRAPIPIETKCTNAVTFKNCIYIVGGAMHAMYCYSPLSDSWCLVTRLGERASCAIAACNNKLFITGGRDNKNQVISTVMCWDVGRGVLTEECVLPMGVSHHGSVTLMKSYTHIHRITSASECQ; from the exons ATGAGTGAGTCACTGGAGAGGACTACAGACGGTCCCTTGCCGCTTCTTGCAGATGAGTCCAGTCCGGACGAGGGGAGAAACAGCCTGACAGGCTCCAGTGAGTTACGCTGGGAAGATGGAGGTCTACCTGTGGAGCTGCAGAGAGGGATGGAGACCCTACGAGTAAACAATGAACTGACTGATGTCGTACTGTGTGTTCAGGGACATGACTTCCTTTGCCATAGAGCCATACTCGCTGCTGCCAGTCATTACTTCAG GGCCATGTTTTGCAGTGGTCTGAAGGAGAGTCATGAGGAGCGTGTGGAAATAAAGGGGTTGGACAGCGGGACGATGCAGTCTCTCCTGGAGTATACCTACACCAGCCGTGCCCTCCTAACCCACTCAAATGTCCAGAGAATACTAGAGGCTGCCAGTCAATTTCAG TTCTTGCGTGTGGTGGATGCATGTGCTGGTTTCCTGAGCAAGTCACTGCAGCTAGAGAGTTGCATTGGGATCCTGAATCTTGCTGAAAGCCATGCCTTGCCGGCCTTGAAGACCGTGGCTCAGGATTACATTACCACTAAGTTCTCCCAGGTAGTCCAGCAGCCGGACTTCCTGGAGCTGCCAGTAGAGTCTCTGGAGGCCGTCCTGCAGAGGGACGACCTTGATGTGAAGTGtgaggagtgtgtttttgaagCACTCATGCGCTGGGTGAGAGCCCGGCAGGATGAACACTATCCTTCACTAGCCAGGTTGCTCTCACACGTGCGACTGCCATTGTTGGAGCCTGCGTACTTTGTAGAAAAAGTAGAATCAGATGAACTGATTCGCCACTGCAATGAGGCTTTTCCTTTGCTCCAAGAGGCCCGCATCTATCACCTCTCCGGCAGTGAG GTGGTCTCTGAACGAACCAAACCCCGTGTGCGGCACTTTCTATCAGAGGTGTTTCTAATCATTGGAGGCTGCACCAAAGATGAACGCTTCATTTCCACTGTCACCTGTTTGGACCCCCTCAGACGCAGCAGGctggaggttgccaggctgccAATCACAGAGATGGAGGATGAATCCCAAAACAGGAAATGGGTGGAGTTTGCATGCATCACCTTCCGCAATGAACTGTACATATCTG GAGGTAAAGAGACAAAGCATGATGTTTGGAAATATAATGGCGCCCTGGACAAGTGGATCCAGATCGAATCCCTGACAACTGGGCGCTGGAGACACAAGATGGCAGTTCATGGGGGGAAAGTGTACGTACTGGGTGGATTTGATGGAATTCAGAGACTCGATAGTGTTGAAGCCTATGATCCCTTTCACAATCGCTGGGCACAG GTGACACCTCTTGCAGTAGGCGTGAGCTCCTTTGCTGCTGCAAGCTTTGACAGATGGATCTATGTGATTGGTGGCGGGCCGAATGGAAAATTGGCAACTGATAAGGTTCAGTGCTGGGAACCTGGGACAGACAGCTGGGAGCTGCGGGCGCCCATTCCAATCGAAACCAAATGCACTAATGCTGTCACTTTCAAGAACTGCATCTATATAGTTG GTGGTGCCATGCATGCTATGTACTGCTACTCACCTCTGTCAGACTCCTGGTGCCTTGTGACCCGTCTGGGGGAGAGGGCGAGCTGCGCCATAGCTGCCTGTAACAACAAACTTTTCATCACTGGGGGACGAGATAACAAGAACCAAGTCATCTCCACGGTGATGTGCTGGGACGTTGGCAGAGGGGTGTTGACAGAAGAGTGTGTTTTACCTATGGGAGTGTCCCACCACGGCAGTGTGACACTCATGAAgtcctacacacacatacacagaataACATCTGCTTCAGAGTGCCAATGA